The Nocardia bhagyanarayanae region ATCACGAAACGATAACGGCGGTTGGTTATCGGCGGGCGTCCGCGTCGCTACCCCCAGCTGTCCCAGGTGGCGATGCGCTCCATGCGCGGTGTGCATGACCGCTGTTTTCGCAGGTGGAAGCGCTCGAGGCGGCGCTTGACGTGTCCTCCATCCGGGCGGCTGACCAAGGTGGGTCCGGCAGCGCGGCAGCATGCCCAACGGGGCTGGGTAGCTGTACCGGACACGCCCGGGCGCTGATTCGTTCGTGACAGAAATGTGATCTGGATCGCTTTTCGGTGTTCTAGATCATTTCGCGGGTATCGCAACGAGAACCTCGCGCGACAAATCGGACGAATGGTGCACGGTTTCGCGCGCCCGGAGGTTGTCGTACCGGGGCCCTACGCTGCTCGCCGTGCCCGACCCCGCGCCGCGCCAGGCCGCCGCCAAGCAGCTGGCCTTCGACGAACTCGATACGCCGCTCTACGACACCACTTTCGTGGTCGTCGACCTGGAGACCACGGGAACCCGCGCGGACGGCGACGCGATCACCGAGATCGGCGCGGTCAAGGTGCGCGGCGGCGAGGTGCTCGGCGAGTTCGCGACGCTGGTGAATCCCGGCAGGGAGATACCGCCCGCGGTCGTGCACGTCACCGGGATCACCACGGCCATGGTCTACGCCGCGCCGCGCATCGAATCGGTGCTGCCGGGATTCCTCGAGTTCGCGGCGGGCGCGGTGCTCGTCGCGCACAACGCCCGATTCGACATGGCCTTCCTGCGCGCTGCCGCGGCGCGCTGCGAGACCGAGTGGCCCAAGGCGCCGGTGCTGTGCACGGTGAAGCTGGCGCGGCGGGTGCTCGGCAGGGACGAGGCGCCCTCGGTGCGGCTCGCGTCGCTGGCCCGGCTGCTCGGCGCGAGCACCCAGCCGACGCACCGCGCGCTGGACGACGCGCGCGCCACCGTCGACGTGCTGCACGCGCTCATCGCCCGGGTGGGAAACCAAGGCGTGCACAGCCTCACCGAGCTGATGGACTACCTGCCGGACGTGAGCTCCGGGCAGCGCGCCAAGCGAGTGCTCGCCACCGACCTGCCCGCCGCGCCCGGCGTCTACCTCTTCCGCGGCCCTGCCGACGAGGTCCTCTATATCGGCACCGCGGTGAATCTGCGCCGCCGCGTACGCAATTACTTCACCGGCTCGGAGACCAGGGGCCGGATGAAGGAGATGGTCGCGCTGGCCACCCGCGTCGATCACGTGGTGTGCGCGCACGCGCTGGAGGCCGGGGTGCGCGAGCTGCGGCTGCTCGTCGCGCACGCCCCGCCCTACAACCGGCGCTCGAAATTCCCCAAGCGCGGATGGTGGATCGCGTTGACCGACGAGCCGTTCCCACGTTTCACGATCGTTCGTACGCCGACCCGAGATGCGCTGGGCCCCTTCAGTTCCCGACTGGATGCCGCCGATGTCGCGGCCACCGTCGCCGAGCACGCCGGACTGCGCACCTGCACGGCCCGGCTGCCTCGCGGCGGCCGCCACGAGTGCCCGCCCGCGGTGGTCGGCGGCTGCCCCGCGGCGACCCCTTCCGGAATCCCTATAGATACAAAGGAATACGCGCCCGCTCCCGCCGCCGTGCGCGCGCTGTTCCGCGGCGAATCCGACGCCACCTTGCGGGCGATGCTCGATCGCATCGAAACGCACTCCGCCGCCGAGCATTTCGAGGCCGCCGCGCGCCTGCGCGATCGCACCGTCGCGGTGATCAGGGCGCTGCGGCGCACCCAGCGGCTCGCGGCCGTCGCCCGGATCGCCGAACTGGTCGCCGCGCACCCGGACGGTGCGGGCGGGTGGGAATTCGCGGTGATCCGCTACGGCCGCTTGGCCGGCTCGGGTACCGCCCGGCGGGGAACGCCCCCGATGCCGATCGTGGAACAGATCGTCGCGGCCGCCGAGACCGTCATCCCGGAGGGCGGCGCGACCGGTGTTCGGGCCGACGGTGACCTCGTACCCCCGGCGCTCGAATTCGCCGGCGACGCTTCGGCGAAAATCGGCGAGCCGACGGCCGGGGACGGCGCGGCCTTCGATGCCCCGCCGCTGCGCGGTGCGTCGCCGGAGGAAGTGGGTCTGGTCGCGCGCTGGCTGGCGCGGCCGGGCGTGCGGATCGTGCGCAGCACCCACGGGTACTGCGAGCCACGCTACGGCGCGGGCCGATGGATCGGCTGGGCCGAGGTGGCCGACGCGGCGGCCAGGACCCTATCGGAATTAGGCTGACTGCATGATTAACGCGATCGTGCTGATCCACGCCGACAACGGCCGTATCCCGGAGACCGCGCAGGCGGTCGCCGATACCGAAGGCGTCACCGAGGTCTACTCGTGCGCGGGCGATGTGGACCTGATCGCGATCGTGCGGGTGCGCGATCACGAGCAGGTCGCCGAGGTGGTGACGCACCGGATCGACAAGACGCCCGGCGTGCTGCGCACAACCACCCACATCGCGTTCAAGTCCTACTCCAGCGCCGACGTCGAGGCCGGTTTCTCGCTGGGGGAGTAACGGTCAGGACGCGGTGACGAACTGGCCGGTGACCGAGCGGGTTTCACCCGGCTCGATCATGGCGGCCGCGTCGCCCTGGCACTGGTCGTCGAGGTACACGCCGACGACCCTGTCGGTGTTGTTCTCCACGGAGAGTTCATCCGGTTGATCGGCGACCTGAACGCAGCCGACCAGGTCCTGGATCACCGTCCCGTTGACGATCAGGTCGCCCTCCTGGGCGTTGGCTGCCGGCGCGGCCAGCAGGAGGCCGGCGGCCAGGATTCCGAGTAGTGCGCGCTTCATAGTCAGCTCCTCACGTGTCGGACCGGACGACACGCCGATTCGCGTCGGAATGCCGTGCCGGAGAGGTGCCCGGCGGTCGGAGAACCGCTGGGATCGTGATATGCGGACTCGTTGCCACGGGCGCATCGCTGCGGTCGATCCGTCCCGCGATGGGTCAGTCTAACCGCCTGCTACCTGTGTGGAAGAAGTTCGGCGACAATCGGATCGAGCGTTTGCCTGGAGTTCACCGATCGCCGAGCGTGTTCGACAGCTTGGCCCAGCTGTTCAGCAGCGCCGCCGCCTGACCGCCGTCGATCGCGGCGGCCGCGCGCTCGATGCCCGCGGCGAGCGCCTCGTGCAGGTCGGCCTCGGGATCGCCGACTCCGCGCGAGAGGTCGTAGGCGACGATGGCGGCCGCGGAGTTCACCAGCACCGCGTCGCGCACCGCGCCCGGCGCGCCCGCGAACACCGACCGCGCGACACCGGCGTTGGTCTCGGCGTCGCCGCCGCGCAGCGCGTCCAGTTCGACCCGCGGGATGCCGAGTCGAGTCGGGTCGATGGTGGTCTGTCGCTTCCGGCCGCCCGACACCACCCAGACGTCGGTGGTGTCGGATGTCGTGATCTCGTCGAGCCCGTCGTTGCCGCGCACCACGAGGGCGCTGGCCCCGCGGTCGGCGAACACGCCCGCGACGACCGGAAGCAGATCGGGGAAGGCGCATCCCACCAATCCGGCACGCGGCTGCGCGGGGTTGGTCAGCGGTCCGAGCACGTTGAAGACGGTGGGGATCCCGATCTCCTTGCGCGCCGGGCCCGCGAAGCGCAGCGCGGGATGGAACAGCGGCGCGAAACAGAAGCCGATTCCGACCTCGCGGACGCACTGCGCCACCGCGTCCGGACCGAGGGTGAGCCGCACGCCGAGCGCCTCGAGCACGTCGGCGCCGCCGCTCTTGGACGAGGCCGCCCGATTGCCGTGCTTGACCACCGGCACCCCGGCCGAGGCCACCACGACCGAGGACATGGTGGAGATGTTCACCGAGCCGGAGCGATCACCGCCGGTGCCGACGATGTCGACCGCGTCGCCGTCGATGTGCACGAGACGGGCGTGCGAGAGCATGCCGGAGGCCATGCCGGAAAGCTCGGCGGGCGTCGGACCCTTGATCTTCATCGCGACGCCGAACGCGGCGATCTGGGCCTGCGTCGCGTTGTCGGTGAAGATCTCGTCGATCACCCACGCCGTGTCGTCCGCGGCCAGGTCGCCGCCGTCGGCGAGGGTTCCGAGCACCTGGGGCCAGCTGCGCACGCTCATTCCATTTCTCCCGTCACTTCTGTAGCAAGCAGCCTAATCGGCGCGGTCGGGCGAATCCTGTCAACTGTCCGCGTACGGCCGGTTTCAGTGCGGAGTGGCCGCCCCACCCGGTTGCAGCACATCCCACCCGTCGGCGAACCCGTCGTGGCGCTGGGCCAGCCCGGCCATCCTCGACCGCTCCTGTGAACAGTGCAGCGCGTCGACGAGCTGCACCCGCTGCAAGATCAACGTCTCCAGCTCCTCGACCGACGCATCGGTTCGCGGAGCGGGCGCGTACCCCTCCTGCGCCGCGATCTCGCATACCCGCTCGACCTGGTCCGCCGGAATCCGCAGGTGATGGCGCAGCACCGCGGGCGCGTCCTCGGTCAGCCCCTCGGCCCTGGCCAGCGCGGCCGAGCAGGCCTCGGCGTCGTCGAAACTCGCCGCGACCACCACCAGGTCCGCGCGGGCCGGGTCCAGCGGCGCCGGGGCGACCCGCCCGAACAACCGCCGCCAGATACGCGGTGCCACATCCGCCTCCTCGTCTCAGCTTCTACTTACTCTCGCCTGTCATCATGACCGCGTCCGCGCAGGTCGGCGCGTTCGGTGCGGCGGCTTCCCTCGCCCCCGACACGGACATGCCAGTCCCGGTCCGTCCGTGCGTTTTCCGACACGGACGGCCAAGTTTCGTACCCGCCTACTGCTGTCGTACTACGACGAGTCATACTTACCCCCGTGACGACCGCAGTAGGGACCCCAGGATCGGCCATTACCCAGCGTGTGCACTCGCTGAACCGGCCCAACATGGTCAGCGTCGGTACCATCATCTGGCTGTCGAGCGAGCTGATGTTCTTCGCCGGCCTCTTCGCCATGTACTTCGTCGCGCGCGCCCAGGCCCACGGCAACTGGCCGCCGGAACCGACCGAGCTGAACCTGAAGCTCGCCGTGCCGGTCACGGCCGTGCTGGTCGCGTCGTCGTTCACCTGCCAGATGGGTGTGTTCGCCGCGGAGAAGGGCGACGTGTTCGGCCTGCGCCGCTGGTACGTCATCACCTTCCTGATGGGCGCGTTCTTCGTCGGCGGCCAGGCCTACGAGTACTACCACCTGGTCCACGAGGGCACCTCGATCTCGAGCAGCGCCTACGGTTCGGTGTTCTACATCACCACCGGCTTCCACGGTCTGCACGTCATCGGCGGTCTGATCGCCTTCGTGTTCCTGCTGATCCGCACCAAGCTCAGCAAGTTCACGCCCGCGCAGGCCACCGCCGCGATCGTCGTCTCGTACTACTGGCACTTCGTCGACATCGTGTGGATCGGGCTGTTCGCCACGATCTACTTCGTCCGCTGAGCCAGCCCCAGTCTTTTGCACAAGTCGGTTCCGTCTACTCCAAAGGGACACAGATGAGTTCATCTCCCCCGTCAGCGCCTGAGCCCGCCAGCCCCGGGAACGGCGAGGCCAGCAAGACCCGCAAGCAGCGTCGCCTTCGCAGGCGCATCGCGGGCGGTCTCGCGCTCCTGGTGGGTCTGGTCGGAGCCGGCTTCCTCGCGACGGCTCTCACGCCCGAGCCCCAAGTGGCCACGGCCAACCAGGACCAGTCCGCGCTGATCCGCGAGGGCAAGCAGCTCTACGACACGTCCTGCATCACCTGCCACGGCGCGAACCTGCAGGGTGTGCAGGACCGCGGTCCCAGCCTGATCGGCGTCGGCGAGGCCGCCGTCTACTTCCAGGTGTCCTCCGGGCGCATGCCGCTGGCCGCCAACCAGGCGCAGGCCACGCGCAAGCCCGCGAAGTTCGACGCCCAGCAGATCGACGCCCTCGGCGCCTACATCGCCGCGAACGGCGGCGGCCCGTCCGTGGTGCGCGACGCCAACGGCGAGATCGCTCAGGAATCGCTGCGCGGCGACGACATCGCCCGCGGTTCCGAGCTGTTCCGCATGAACTGCGCGTCCTGCCACAACTTCACCGGCAAGGGCGGCGCGCTGTCCTCCGGCAAGTACGCGCCGCCGCTGGAGCCCGCCAGCGAGCAGCAGATCTACGCGGCCATGCTGACCGGCCCGGAGAACATGCCGAAGTTCTCCGACCGCCAGCTCACGCCCGAAGAGAAGCGCGACATCATCGCGTACATCAAGAACGCCGCCGAAGAGAAGACCCCCGGTGGCTACGGCCTCGGCGGCTTCGGCCCCGCGACCGAAGGCCTGGCGATCTGGGTGGTCGGCATCGTGCTCACCGTCGGTGCGGCTATGTGGATCGGATCCCGCTCATGACCGGTCAGCGCCCCGAGGCGGCAGCCCGCGTGGCCACGGAGGGCGTCCGGGCATGGGCGAAAGGACAGAGCCATGAGTGAACAGGAGCGAGACGACGTGAGTCGCCCGGATGAGGGGACCGAGCTGTCGAAGGGGCCGGTGAACACCCCCGCCGACCCGACCGAAGACGAACTGGACGCGATGTCGCGCGACGAGCTGGTCAAGCTCGGCACCGAGCGCGACGGCGTCGACGTCGCCTACCGGCGCGAGCGCTTCCCGATCCCGGGCACCCGGGCCGAGAAGCGCGCCGAGCGCGAGGTCACCTTCTGGTTCGCCATCTCCGGTCTTGCGGCGGCCGCGCTGGTCGGTGTCTTCCTGTTCTGGCCCTGGGAGTTCAAGGGCACGAACGAGGAAGGCCACAACGCCTATTCGCTGTTCACGCCTCTGGTCGGCCTGACCTTCGGCATCTCGGTGCTGGTCATCGGCATCGCCGTGGTGTTGATCCGCAAGAAGTTCATCCCGGCCGAGATCTCCATCCAGGACCGTCACGACGGTCCGTCGCCGGAGGTCGAGCGGCGCACCCTGGTGGCCGAGCTGCAGGACGCGCTCGACACCTCCACCCTGGGCCGCCGCAAGATGATCACCCGCACCGCGGGTGCGGGCGTCGGCATCCTCGGCCTCGGCTCGCTGTTCCTCTTCGTCGGCGGCATGATCAAGAACCCGTGGGCCAAGGGCGACAAGTCGCCGCTGTGGGTCTCGGGCTGGACGCCGGACTTCCCCGGCGAGACCATCTACCTGCGCCGCGACACCGGCCGTCCGGAGGACATCGTGCTGGTGCGTCCGGAGGACCTGGACGCGGGCAGCATGGAGACGGTGTTCCCGTGGAAGGAGAAGTGGCGCGGCGACTCCCACGAGATGCTGCAGTCGCTGCGCGGCATCCGCAACGCGGTCATGCTGATCCGTCTGCGCACCGAGGACGCCGAGAAGGCCATCAAGCGCAAGGGCCAGGAGAGCTTCAACTTCGGCGACTACTTCGCCTACTCGAAGATCTGCACCCACCTCGGCTGCCCGACCTCGTTGTTCGAGCAGCAGACCAACCGGATCCTCTGCCCCTGCCACCAGTCGCAGTTCTCCGCGACCGAATGGGGTAAGCCGATCTTCGGTCCCGCCGCTCGCGCACTGCCGCAGCTGCCGATCACCGTCAACTCCGAGGGCTTCCTCGTCGCCAACGGCGACTTCATCGAACCGCTCGGACCGGCCTACTGGGAGCGTCGTTCATGAGTCCCTCTGTGGCAGCTCAAGCCAACGAAATGGACGAGCGGTATCGTGCCGCCGCGTTCGTGAAGCGGTCGATCAACAAGGTCTTCCCGACCCACTGGTCGTTCCTGCTCGGTGAGATCGCCCTGTACAGCTTCATCATCCTGCTGCTGTCGGGTGTGTATCTGACCCTGTACTTCGATCCGTCGATGGCGCACGTCACCTACGACGGCGCGTATCAGCCGCTGCGCGGTGTCGGCATGTCGCGGGCCTACGAGACCGCGCTCAACATCTCCTTCGAGGTGCGCGGCGGTCTGTTCGTGCGCCAGGTCCACCACTGGGCGGCGCTGCTGTTCGCGGCCTCGATCATCGTGCACCTGTTCCGCATCTTCTTCACCGGCGCGTTCCGCAAGCCGCGCGAGGCGAACTGGGTGATCGGCTCGCTGCTGCTGATCCTGGCGATGTTCGAGGGCTTCTTCGGCTACTCGCTGCCCGACGACCTGCTCTCGGGCACCGGCCTGCGCGCCGCGTTCTCCGGAATCACCATCTCCATTCCGGTGATCGGTACCTGGATGCACTGGCTGATGTTCGGCGGCGACTTCCCCGGCGACATCATCATCCCGCGCCTCTACATCGCCCACGTCCTGCTCTTCCCGGGCATCATCCTGGCGCTGATCGCGGCGCACGTCGCGCTGGTCTGGTACCAGAAGCACACCCAGTTCCCCGGGCCCGGTCGCACGGAGAACAACGTGGTCGGCGCGCGCATCGTGCCGGTGTTCGCCGCGGACCAGGGTGCGTTCTTCGCCTTCACCCTCGGCATCGTGGGCATCATGGGCGGCGTCCTGCAGATCAACCCGATCTGGAACCTCGGCCCGTACAACCCGGCTCAGGTCTCGGCGGGTTCGCAGCCGGACTTCTACATGATGTGGACCGACGGCATGGCGCGTCTCATGCCGCCGTGGGAGCTCTACATCGGCAACTACACGGTTCCGGCCGTGTTCTGGGTCGCGCTGATCATGGGCCTGGTGTTCACGCTGCTGATCGCCTACCCGTGGATCGAGAAGCGCCTCACCGGCGACGACGCGCACCACAACCTGCTGCAGCGTCCGCGCGACGTTCCGGTGCGTACCGCGATCGGTGCCATGGCGATCGCCTTCTACGTGGTGCTGACGCTGTCCTGCGTCAACGACATCATCGCGCTGAAGTTCGACATCTCGCTGAACGCGACCACCTGGATCGGTCGTATCGGTCTGCTCGTGGCCCCGCCGGTGGCGTACTTCCTCACCTACCGGTTCTGCATCGGCTTGCAGCGCAGCGACCGGGCGGTGCTCGAGCACGGCATCGAGACCGGTGTGATCAAGCGCCTGCCGCACGGTGAGTACATCGAGGTGCACCAGCCGCTCGGCCCGGTCGACGACCACGGCCACCCGATCCCGCTGGCGTACCAGGGCGCCCCGGTGCCCAAGAAGATGAACCAGCTGGGTTCGGCGGGCAAGCCGGGCACCGGTAGCTTCCTGCGCCCCGACCCCCGCGAGGAGTCGGAGCGGAACTTCGAGCTCGACCACGCCGAGGAACACCGGCAGCTGGCGGTGCTCCAGAAGGCACAGGAGAAGGCCAACGGCAGCGGCAAGTCCAGCCACTGACCCCCGGTCGGCGCGAAGGCCCCGAGTCGAATTACGACTCGGGGCCTTCGCCCTTTTCGCAGCCAGACGCGCTGCGCCGTAGTTTCAGCGCCTGCGCGCGGCCTCGATGGCCTCGAACTTGGCGTAGTTGTGGCGGGCGTCGGCGAGCGCGTCGTGCGCGTCGGGCGGCACCGGCGGCAGCGCGGGGCGGCCGTGCGCCTCCCAGTGCTGGCGCAGTTCGTTGGTATAGCGGGGGAGGGCGGTGGGCAGGTCGACCATCGAACCCCACAGCTGGCACAGCGCCACGTGGTCGTAAGCGCCGACCCACGCCCACAGCTCGGGCTGCACGGAGGGTCGCGGAATCAGGAACTTGTAGAGGTCGTCGCGGATCTGCTCGCGGCTGCGCCAGCGCGGCGAGGCGGGCGGCGGCAGCTGCGGTAGCACGAACTTGCGCACCCACGGTCCCGCCCGCTCTGGGTCGAATTCGGTGGACACCGCGTAGTATTCGCGGCCGTCCTCGCAGACGACGCCGATGGACACCAGGTCGATGACGACCCCGTCCTCGATGAACTCGCAATCATAGAAGTATCTCAGCGAGATCGACCTCTCCTCGATCGTGCGGCGGTGGTGGCATGTGCCGGTCGGTTGTCACCCTATGCGGCGATCTGGGCGGTGTCTGCGAGGGGCTACTCCGGGTGGGGATCGCTCACACCTCCGGGGCGCGATTTCCACCCCGACCTCTGCTGTCTGCGCGACCGCGCGGTCCGTATTCTGAAACTCGTGAACTGGACCGTCGACGTACCCATCGATCGCCTGCCGGAACTGCCACCGTTGCCCGCCGAGCTGCGCCGCAGATTGGACGAGGCGCTGGCCCGGCCCGCGCTACAGCAGCCGTCGTGGGACCCCGAACAGGCGGCGATGATGCGCACCGTGCTGGAGAGCGTGCCGCCGATCTGCGTACCGGCCGAGGTGGAGGAGCTGCGCGGCCAGCTCGCCGAGGTCGCGCGGGGCGAGGCGTTCCTGATGCAGGGCGGTGACTGCGCGGAGACGTTCGCCGACAACACCGAACCGCACATCCGCGGCAACATCCGCACGCTGTTGCAGATGGCCGTGGTGCTGACTTACGGCGCCAGCCTTCCGGTGGTGAAGGTCGCGCGCATCGCGGGCCAGTACGCGAAGCCGCGCTCCTCCGACACCGACGCGCTCGGCCTGAAGTCCTACCGGGGCGACATGGTCAACGCGCTGGTCGCCGACGAGAAGATGCGCGAGCACGACCCGTCCCGGCTGGTGCGCGCCTACGCCAACGCCAGCGCGGCGATGAACCTGGTCCGCGCGCTGACCAGCGCGGGCATGGCCGACCTGCACAAGGTGCACGACTGGAACCGCGACTTCGTCGCGCAGTCGCCGGCGGGCGCGCGGTACGAGGCGCTGGCCGAGGAGATCGACCGCGGACTCGCGTTCATGACCGCCTGCCGGGTGAACGACCCCAGCTTGCAGTCGGCCCGCATCTACGCCAGCCACGAGGCGCTCGTGCTCGATTACGAGCGCGCGATGCTGCGCCTGAGCGAGCACCCGGTGTCGGGCGAGCCGGTGCTCTACGACCTGTCGGCGCACTTCCTGTGGATCGGCGAGCGCACCCGTCAGCTGGACGGCGCGCACATCGCGCTCGCGGAACTCCTGGCCAACCCGATCGGCCTGAAGATCGGCCCGACCACCACCCCGGACCAAGCCGTGGAGTACGTCGAGCGGCTGGACCCGAACAACGAGCCCGGCCGCCTCACCATCGTCTCCCGCATGGGCAACACCAAGGTCCGCGACGTGCTGCCGCCCATCATCGAGAAGGTGCAGGCGACCGGTCACCAGGTGATCTGGCAGTGCGACCCGATGCACGGCAACACCCACGAGGCCTCCACCGGCTTCAAGACCCGCCACTTCGACCGCATCGTCGACGAGGTGCAGGGCTTCTTCGAGGTGCACCGCGCGCTCGGCACCCACCCCGGCGGCCTGCACATCGAGTTGACCGGCGAGGACGTCACCGAATGCCTCGGCGGCGCGCAGGACATCTCCGATCTGGACCTGTCCGGCCGCTACGAGACCGCGTGCGACCCGCGTCTGAACACTCAGCAGTCGCTGGAGCTGTCGTTCCTGGTCGCCGAAATGCTGCGCTGAGCGTAGTGGCTGCGTCGGGCCAGTTCCGAACGTGAGATCCGCACCGTCATCCTGGCGGTGCGGATCTCTTTGTCCCGCCGCTTGTTTCGACGCTTCCAGGCCGATTCGCCTCGTGCGCGCGAACTCTCAGCCCCGGGTCGCGTCGAACCGCTCCCGCAACTGCTCCGAATAGTTCAACTCGCCGAGGATCTCCCCGAGCAGGTCCCGCCGTTCCTTGGGCAGGTCGGCGAACATCTCCTCGTGCACCTCGCGCAGGGCGGTCTGGATGCCCGCGAGCGTCTCGTCGCCCTTGTCGGTCAGGATGACCAGGTAGCGCCTGCGGTCGCCGGGATCGCGTTGCCGTTCGGCGTAACCGTGGCGTTCCAGGTCGTCGAGGGTGGAGACCATGGTGGCGGCATCGATGCGCAGATAGCTGCCGAGTTCGGCCTGCGCCATGCCGCCGCGGTCGGCCAGCGCTTGGAGCACGCTGTAGTGCCGTACCCGCAGGCCGAGGCCGAGCAGACGTTCCTCGGCCAGCCGGAAGGCGACCTGTCCCATCTTCTGCAGCAGGCACACCGTGTGGGCCGCGATGGTCCCAGGAACCAGCGCCGAGTCTTCGGACATCCTTCACCTCCCGTCACATCATGCCCAGCGGCCGGTGCCCTTGACAAACCGTTGCGTCTATAAAAGGGTAGTGGTGCAAACGATTTGTTGAGCCAATTATAGGCTCCGCTCAACACCATGGCGCGGGCGCACCACCCGGACCGCCATGAGCACCGCCGCCGAACCGAAAGGCACCCCATGACTCCACAGACACTGTCCGGCCGCACCCTGGTGATGTCCGGCGGCAGCCGGGGCATCGGCCTGGCCATCGCACTCGCGGCCGCCCGGCGCGGCGCCAATATCGTGCTGCTCGCCAAAACCGATGTCCCGCATCCGAAGCTGGACGGCACCGTGCACACCGCGGCCGCCGAGATCGAGGCCGCGGGCGGATCGGCGCTCGCCGTGGTCGGCGACGTCCGCGACGAGGACT contains the following coding sequences:
- a CDS encoding cytochrome b, coding for MSPSVAAQANEMDERYRAAAFVKRSINKVFPTHWSFLLGEIALYSFIILLLSGVYLTLYFDPSMAHVTYDGAYQPLRGVGMSRAYETALNISFEVRGGLFVRQVHHWAALLFAASIIVHLFRIFFTGAFRKPREANWVIGSLLLILAMFEGFFGYSLPDDLLSGTGLRAAFSGITISIPVIGTWMHWLMFGGDFPGDIIIPRLYIAHVLLFPGIILALIAAHVALVWYQKHTQFPGPGRTENNVVGARIVPVFAADQGAFFAFTLGIVGIMGGVLQINPIWNLGPYNPAQVSAGSQPDFYMMWTDGMARLMPPWELYIGNYTVPAVFWVALIMGLVFTLLIAYPWIEKRLTGDDAHHNLLQRPRDVPVRTAIGAMAIAFYVVLTLSCVNDIIALKFDISLNATTWIGRIGLLVAPPVAYFLTYRFCIGLQRSDRAVLEHGIETGVIKRLPHGEYIEVHQPLGPVDDHGHPIPLAYQGAPVPKKMNQLGSAGKPGTGSFLRPDPREESERNFELDHAEEHRQLAVLQKAQEKANGSGKSSH
- a CDS encoding DEDD exonuclease domain-containing protein, encoding MPDPAPRQAAAKQLAFDELDTPLYDTTFVVVDLETTGTRADGDAITEIGAVKVRGGEVLGEFATLVNPGREIPPAVVHVTGITTAMVYAAPRIESVLPGFLEFAAGAVLVAHNARFDMAFLRAAAARCETEWPKAPVLCTVKLARRVLGRDEAPSVRLASLARLLGASTQPTHRALDDARATVDVLHALIARVGNQGVHSLTELMDYLPDVSSGQRAKRVLATDLPAAPGVYLFRGPADEVLYIGTAVNLRRRVRNYFTGSETRGRMKEMVALATRVDHVVCAHALEAGVRELRLLVAHAPPYNRRSKFPKRGWWIALTDEPFPRFTIVRTPTRDALGPFSSRLDAADVAATVAEHAGLRTCTARLPRGGRHECPPAVVGGCPAATPSGIPIDTKEYAPAPAAVRALFRGESDATLRAMLDRIETHSAAEHFEAAARLRDRTVAVIRALRRTQRLAAVARIAELVAAHPDGAGGWEFAVIRYGRLAGSGTARRGTPPMPIVEQIVAAAETVIPEGGATGVRADGDLVPPALEFAGDASAKIGEPTAGDGAAFDAPPLRGASPEEVGLVARWLARPGVRIVRSTHGYCEPRYGAGRWIGWAEVADAAARTLSELG
- a CDS encoding ribonuclease E inhibitor RraB, whose translation is MAPRIWRRLFGRVAPAPLDPARADLVVVAASFDDAEACSAALARAEGLTEDAPAVLRHHLRIPADQVERVCEIAAQEGYAPAPRTDASVEELETLILQRVQLVDALHCSQERSRMAGLAQRHDGFADGWDVLQPGGAATPH
- a CDS encoding c-type cytochrome; its protein translation is MSSSPPSAPEPASPGNGEASKTRKQRRLRRRIAGGLALLVGLVGAGFLATALTPEPQVATANQDQSALIREGKQLYDTSCITCHGANLQGVQDRGPSLIGVGEAAVYFQVSSGRMPLAANQAQATRKPAKFDAQQIDALGAYIAANGGGPSVVRDANGEIAQESLRGDDIARGSELFRMNCASCHNFTGKGGALSSGKYAPPLEPASEQQIYAAMLTGPENMPKFSDRQLTPEEKRDIIAYIKNAAEEKTPGGYGLGGFGPATEGLAIWVVGIVLTVGAAMWIGSRS
- a CDS encoding Lrp/AsnC family transcriptional regulator; translated protein: MINAIVLIHADNGRIPETAQAVADTEGVTEVYSCAGDVDLIAIVRVRDHEQVAEVVTHRIDKTPGVLRTTTHIAFKSYSSADVEAGFSLGE
- a CDS encoding cytochrome c oxidase subunit 3, translated to MTTAVGTPGSAITQRVHSLNRPNMVSVGTIIWLSSELMFFAGLFAMYFVARAQAHGNWPPEPTELNLKLAVPVTAVLVASSFTCQMGVFAAEKGDVFGLRRWYVITFLMGAFFVGGQAYEYYHLVHEGTSISSSAYGSVFYITTGFHGLHVIGGLIAFVFLLIRTKLSKFTPAQATAAIVVSYYWHFVDIVWIGLFATIYFVR
- a CDS encoding ubiquinol-cytochrome c reductase iron-sulfur subunit, translated to MSEQERDDVSRPDEGTELSKGPVNTPADPTEDELDAMSRDELVKLGTERDGVDVAYRRERFPIPGTRAEKRAEREVTFWFAISGLAAAALVGVFLFWPWEFKGTNEEGHNAYSLFTPLVGLTFGISVLVIGIAVVLIRKKFIPAEISIQDRHDGPSPEVERRTLVAELQDALDTSTLGRRKMITRTAGAGVGILGLGSLFLFVGGMIKNPWAKGDKSPLWVSGWTPDFPGETIYLRRDTGRPEDIVLVRPEDLDAGSMETVFPWKEKWRGDSHEMLQSLRGIRNAVMLIRLRTEDAEKAIKRKGQESFNFGDYFAYSKICTHLGCPTSLFEQQTNRILCPCHQSQFSATEWGKPIFGPAARALPQLPITVNSEGFLVANGDFIEPLGPAYWERRS
- the trpD gene encoding anthranilate phosphoribosyltransferase, which produces MSVRSWPQVLGTLADGGDLAADDTAWVIDEIFTDNATQAQIAAFGVAMKIKGPTPAELSGMASGMLSHARLVHIDGDAVDIVGTGGDRSGSVNISTMSSVVVASAGVPVVKHGNRAASSKSGGADVLEALGVRLTLGPDAVAQCVREVGIGFCFAPLFHPALRFAGPARKEIGIPTVFNVLGPLTNPAQPRAGLVGCAFPDLLPVVAGVFADRGASALVVRGNDGLDEITTSDTTDVWVVSGGRKRQTTIDPTRLGIPRVELDALRGGDAETNAGVARSVFAGAPGAVRDAVLVNSAAAIVAYDLSRGVGDPEADLHEALAAGIERAAAAIDGGQAAALLNSWAKLSNTLGDR
- a CDS encoding polyadenylate-specific 3'-exoribonuclease AS; protein product: MRYFYDCEFIEDGVVIDLVSIGVVCEDGREYYAVSTEFDPERAGPWVRKFVLPQLPPPASPRWRSREQIRDDLYKFLIPRPSVQPELWAWVGAYDHVALCQLWGSMVDLPTALPRYTNELRQHWEAHGRPALPPVPPDAHDALADARHNYAKFEAIEAARRR